A stretch of Alphaproteobacteria bacterium DNA encodes these proteins:
- a CDS encoding cadherin repeat domain-containing protein: MPARFAIDAATGVVTVADASLLDYETATSHTVTVQATSTDGSTSTQTFTVN, from the coding sequence ATGCCGGCGCGCTTCGCCATCGACGCGGCGACCGGTGTGGTCACCGTGGCCGATGCTTCGCTGCTCGACTACGAGACCGCGACCTCGCACACCGTCACCGTGCAGGCGACCTCGACCGATGGCTCGACGTCGACCCAGACGTTCACCGTCAAC